In Neptuniibacter halophilus, the following proteins share a genomic window:
- a CDS encoding MarR family winged helix-turn-helix transcriptional regulator, translating into MSVEKLNTTPELEYERMAHIVRGLSKQYFNSLERRILPYGVNHGFWAYLRELWNEEGISQKTLSERVGLTGPTTNSVIKRMLTAGLVELRPIIEGKPRQVVYLTEYGKSLKDTLEPLAKEVNDVAQSGMSPEEIAIVRKYLLNMHSNLVKDNT; encoded by the coding sequence ATGTCTGTAGAGAAATTAAATACTACTCCAGAGCTAGAATACGAGAGGATGGCACACATCGTTCGAGGGCTCTCTAAGCAGTACTTTAATTCATTGGAACGGCGGATACTGCCCTACGGCGTAAACCATGGATTTTGGGCCTATTTACGTGAGCTGTGGAACGAGGAAGGAATCTCCCAAAAAACCTTAAGTGAACGAGTTGGGCTTACTGGACCCACAACGAACTCCGTTATTAAACGCATGTTAACGGCTGGCCTCGTTGAACTCCGCCCTATCATTGAAGGAAAGCCACGACAGGTAGTTTATTTAACTGAATATGGAAAGAGTCTTAAAGACACCCTTGAACCTCTAGCAAAAGAGGTCAATGACGTGGCTCAAAGCGGCATGAGCCCTGAGGAAATTGCAATCGTTCGCAAATATTTATTGAACATGCATTCTAATCTTGTGAAAGACAATACCTAA
- a CDS encoding IS256 family transposase codes for MPISDELIAQLLEGCSSPDDILGEDGLLKQLTKKVAERVLDVEMNEHLGYAKNEPSGKNSGNSRNGKSRKSVRSIHGDIELEVPRDRNGTFEPMLVRKGEKQLNGFDDRIISFYARGMTTRDIQAHFQDTYGVEVSPTFISQVTNAVMDEVTAWQSRPLDSIYPIVYLDALVVRSRDSGAVQNKHVYLALGINLDGEKELLGLWMAQTEGAKFWLSVVTELKNRGLQDILIACVDGLKGFPEAIEAVYPQTQIQLCIVHQVRHSLRYVSWKQRKEVAADLRNIYAASTLDAAERALDEFAVKWGDEHPTISRSWRANWERLSVFFDYPPQIRKVIYTTNAIESVNASLRKVTKTRRSFPNDKSVMKILYLALHQIAKKWTMPIRDWKQAMSQFMILFSDRISL; via the coding sequence ATGCCAATATCAGACGAGCTTATTGCTCAACTTCTTGAGGGCTGCTCAAGCCCTGATGACATCCTCGGCGAGGATGGTCTTCTTAAACAACTGACCAAAAAGGTTGCGGAACGCGTCCTGGACGTCGAGATGAATGAGCATCTCGGTTATGCCAAAAATGAGCCTTCAGGCAAAAACTCGGGTAATTCACGCAACGGTAAAAGCCGTAAGTCGGTTCGCAGCATCCACGGTGATATAGAGCTGGAAGTGCCTCGTGATCGTAACGGTACGTTCGAGCCGATGTTGGTTCGTAAAGGTGAGAAACAACTCAACGGTTTCGATGATCGTATTATCTCCTTCTACGCTCGCGGCATGACGACTCGAGATATTCAAGCACATTTCCAGGACACCTATGGTGTTGAGGTTTCTCCAACCTTTATCTCTCAGGTTACCAATGCCGTGATGGATGAGGTTACTGCCTGGCAAAGCCGCCCGCTGGATAGTATTTATCCGATTGTCTATCTGGATGCCCTGGTAGTGCGCAGCCGCGATAGCGGCGCAGTACAAAACAAACACGTTTATCTGGCGCTGGGTATCAACCTTGATGGCGAAAAGGAGCTGCTGGGTTTATGGATGGCGCAGACTGAGGGTGCTAAATTCTGGCTATCTGTAGTGACCGAACTGAAGAATCGAGGCTTACAGGACATCCTGATCGCCTGCGTTGATGGTCTGAAAGGCTTTCCTGAAGCAATAGAAGCTGTCTATCCTCAGACTCAGATCCAGCTTTGCATCGTTCATCAGGTGCGCCACTCGCTGCGCTATGTGAGCTGGAAACAGCGGAAGGAGGTTGCTGCTGATCTGCGTAATATTTATGCCGCATCTACGCTTGATGCAGCTGAGAGGGCCTTGGATGAGTTTGCGGTGAAGTGGGGCGATGAACACCCAACCATCAGCCGATCCTGGCGAGCAAACTGGGAACGCCTGAGCGTATTCTTTGACTACCCACCGCAGATCCGCAAGGTCATCTACACAACCAATGCCATCGAGTCAGTGAATGCGTCTCTGAGAAAGGTAACCAAAACTCGGCGATCATTCCCGAATGATAAGTCAGTGATGAAAATTCTGTATCTGGCCTTGCACCAAATCGCTAAGAAGTGGACTATGCCAATACGGGATTGGAAACAGGCGATGAGCCAATTTATGATCCTGTTCAGTGACAGAATATCACTGTGA
- a CDS encoding TAXI family TRAP transporter solute-binding subunit, with the protein MLSSLKKCLAVSLTTAALLQMPTAQAESYEMTVAGASPGGLWSLLGAGLDSSVRAAYPDSKITYQTSGGGIANIGQLDRNQADLAIVHDAELLLAKKGESPFREPIDSIRVLSYLYTWAPMQALVRNSFAEEYGIHTLEDIAKVKPPITIAINKRGNIASNVAVEMLNAIGVTEKDIESWGGKVIYSASGEQVSLITDRRADLMINSLFVRHSSIQQAANSVELTLLSMDPATVEAVNKVSGTISFVIPEGTYEWSPGKVDTPSLGATLAVRADMDEEKAYDLTKAFFENYQKIAGVHPAMKALTPEVMASVGVVPYHPGALKYLKEAGLR; encoded by the coding sequence ATGTTATCAAGTTTGAAAAAATGTCTTGCAGTTTCGTTAACAACAGCTGCATTGCTTCAAATGCCAACCGCACAGGCTGAGTCATATGAAATGACTGTTGCAGGTGCGTCTCCGGGAGGTCTGTGGAGCTTGTTAGGTGCTGGTTTAGATTCAAGCGTCAGAGCTGCATACCCTGATTCAAAAATTACCTATCAAACCTCTGGTGGTGGTATTGCCAACATTGGTCAACTAGACAGAAATCAAGCGGATCTGGCCATTGTTCACGATGCAGAATTGCTATTGGCCAAAAAAGGGGAATCACCATTTCGCGAACCGATAGATTCCATTCGTGTTCTTTCGTATTTGTACACCTGGGCTCCGATGCAGGCGCTTGTGCGTAACAGCTTTGCAGAAGAGTATGGTATTCATACCCTTGAAGACATCGCTAAAGTTAAACCACCCATCACAATTGCTATTAACAAACGCGGTAACATCGCATCAAATGTAGCCGTTGAAATGCTGAATGCAATCGGTGTTACTGAAAAAGATATTGAAAGCTGGGGCGGTAAAGTTATCTATTCGGCTTCAGGCGAACAGGTGTCTTTGATTACGGATCGCCGAGCAGATCTGATGATCAACTCGCTCTTCGTACGTCACAGTTCCATTCAACAGGCCGCTAACAGTGTTGAATTAACATTGCTAAGCATGGATCCTGCAACCGTTGAAGCGGTGAACAAGGTAAGTGGAACGATTTCTTTTGTCATTCCTGAAGGGACATATGAGTGGTCACCAGGAAAGGTCGATACTCCATCCTTAGGTGCAACCCTCGCTGTAAGAGCTGATATGGATGAAGAGAAAGCTTATGACTTAACTAAAGCCTTCTTTGAAAATTACCAGAAAATTGCTGGCGTGCATCCAGCGATGAAAGCTTTGACCCCTGAGGTAATGGCTTCAGTCGGTGTGGTTCCATACCATCCTGGTGCTTTGAAATATCTTAAAGAAGCAGGCTTACGTTAA
- the nadC gene encoding carboxylating nicotinate-nucleotide diphosphorylase, whose amino-acid sequence MYKLDNTALQIAIAANVSAALTEDVASGDINALLIPESQTAVAKIITRQDAVLCGTAWVTETFRQIDPSVELLWYFNDGDSLKADDLIVEVTGPARSLLTGERTALNFLQLMSAVATRTQYFVSKVGSNPMELIDTRKTIPGLRLAQKYAVTCGGGQNHRMGLYDAFLIKENHIAACGGIDKAVQAARVLAPNKLIEVETETIEELEQALQSGAEIIMLDNFSLEDTKKAVELSRGKAKIEASGGINDDTLIDIAQAGVDYVSMGTLTKDIKAIDLSMRLYMEA is encoded by the coding sequence GTGTACAAATTAGATAATACAGCGTTACAGATTGCGATTGCAGCGAATGTAAGTGCAGCTCTTACTGAAGATGTTGCGAGTGGGGACATCAACGCATTACTGATCCCGGAGTCTCAAACGGCTGTTGCAAAAATCATTACACGGCAAGATGCGGTGCTATGCGGAACAGCTTGGGTGACCGAGACCTTCCGCCAAATTGATCCTTCGGTCGAACTACTCTGGTACTTTAACGATGGTGATAGCCTCAAAGCTGATGATCTTATTGTAGAGGTTACTGGCCCCGCCCGCTCACTCCTCACAGGTGAAAGAACGGCACTTAATTTTCTTCAATTGATGTCAGCCGTTGCAACGCGAACTCAATACTTTGTTAGTAAAGTCGGTAGCAACCCTATGGAGCTCATCGACACTCGAAAAACGATACCAGGGCTAAGACTGGCTCAAAAATATGCTGTCACTTGTGGTGGCGGACAGAACCATAGAATGGGTCTGTACGATGCATTTCTGATAAAAGAGAATCATATCGCAGCTTGCGGTGGTATAGATAAAGCTGTTCAGGCCGCACGAGTACTGGCGCCAAATAAGCTCATCGAAGTTGAGACTGAAACTATTGAGGAGCTAGAACAGGCGCTCCAATCCGGTGCGGAGATCATTATGCTGGACAATTTCTCATTAGAAGACACCAAGAAAGCTGTAGAATTGAGCCGTGGTAAGGCGAAAATCGAAGCATCTGGCGGTATAAATGACGATACGCTAATAGACATCGCACAAGCTGGCGTTGACTATGTATCAATGGGTACGCTTACCAAAGATATTAAAGCTATCGATTTATCGATGCGACTATACATGGAAGCATAG